CTCTCCCTTGCCGACTGGTACACTCCCAACACTACTTCTCCGTACAGTTACATCCCAACGTGTAATAATTATCGCCTTTAAAGTTGCGAAACGACAACGTGGCGCATTTTCAGAGTCATGTTATGCACTAATCACAGGATTAGCCAATGCAAATCACacaattaatcaataaaataaatcaaaacactATAATCGCTCTATATTTTCTTACTGATTAATTTAATTCCAGATACATTAGaagaaaaaacccaaaaaaaaaaattagaaaaaaaaactaacagaaAATCAACCAGAACagaaaatttacataatttccaattttcagaactctctaatttaatttgtttgatatttatgagagtttttctaattaaaaaagttttttttaagttaaaatggTGAGAAATTTACGGGAGATAATCAGTCCACTGGGGAGTGCCTTGAGTCCAGTAAGGTGCATGATCAACGGCGTTAGGAAGATCTAACAAGCTTAGATCACCACTTCCCTGCCAATCCAACGATCCAAATCCCCCGTTCCCCAATTTATCATGCAGTGCTGATAACTCAACCTGCACCGTCTGATCGAGGAACCCAGTCTGATGATCTTGACCGCTCACCATCTTCGGCTGATGTTCCTGTTGCTGCTGCCACTGATGATGATGACTCTCTAAACCTTGTTGAGAATTCATTAAGTTGCTGAACCCAAACGACAGCGTTTCGCTCGATGACGTTATCAGGCTCGTTAAGCTCCCAATCTCTGAAAATATCCCACCGCAATCCGTACCTTGTTCCAGCAAAGTAGCCGTCGTCGTTGCACCGTCTAAACCACCGCcgttgttgttattattatcattattcatACTCAAGACGTTCGACGCTGAACTGGAAGAATGTACGGACACCGCTTCAACATTTGTGTTATTCGTCGTCACAGTAAGGCTGGAGCTTTCGCTACTGGAGTTATGAGAATTGCTTTTAACGCGCTCTTGTTCTGATGCTGGTGCTTgaatttgtgtttgtgtttgtgtttgttgtGCAGAGGAGTCTGAAGAGGTTTTAGGCTTGGAGTTACGTTTGGTCTTGCGACAGCCACCGCCAACCGGCACGTTACGGAGGACGCCGCCTTTGGTCCAGTAGCGTCGGCAGCTCTTGCAGAAGTGGCGAGGCTGAGAGAGATTGTAGTTGTTGTAGTAACAGAATTTGGTATTGAATGAGTCGCAGCGAGGACACTTGAGTGCCTGGTGGTTCTGGTGGTTGTGAGGGCGTAGCCGCCTGTCTCCGCCGCTACCGTACAGCCTCGCTCCGATTGAATGGATTTCTTGCATTCCGTACTATCAAACTGCGGCTCAAGCTCACTATTTGGTGCAAAATTCAAAAACCTTTTTAACGATTGCCCTGAAGATTACAGAAAATTCCTTCTTCCCATTAGTTTATGCAGAATCAAATATACTTTTATTCTTAGTGAAGAACTAAGAACAGAACTGAAGATGAAAGATGATCTGAAATTCTGACAAATATCCTCTACATATCTCCTAGTAACATCCAATCACCAATGTACCCACAAAGTTTACATTATTTACTCCTCAAATCCTCGGaagttaaaaatacaaaaacaccCCTACTAGGATGGGTTATAGTGGGGATGAATGTGGGGTTGAATTGTAATTGAGCTGGTGTGGTTGGATAAAAGAGGAGCGTAGAGAAATCAGAAGGGCTGGATGTAGGGCACGTGGACGGAcgagaagaggagagagatgATGTCCACAAAATCAGGCAGTCTACTTGTCGGCCACCCCGGTTTATCTGCTGTGCTATCTCGGTGTCAGTACAACTGGTTGACGAATGGCCACGTGGTGTGATGTAATTGGTGATCTgtcaaaaatgattttttaacaGTGCAGGTTACTGTACCATGTATCTGACGCTATTCAGAActcttaatttcaaataaatcagATCCTCACTGTTACCAAAATCCTGAttttttgttgttcttttttcttatttaaataaatacacataaatataatggCCAAAGTTCTATGtgccacccaaactatgttgaaatctaaaagttttccctcttaactataaaaatacaGTTTACGCACCCATggtcagttaaatttaacagaaccctaacacctgaaaattttatctatttttacccccttaaactttaaaaactaaaagtttttcctagcctaagttttaaaaaataacagtttcaccctagggtttcgttttgaaatcttcgacgacaTATCCAACTCTATTGCCTCTCCCTCTCAAAGCAttctctccttccggcgatctctttcctctcatttggacgtTCAATTAGCATCAGAGAAGCCTTGGGAGATGATTTTAcatttaccaccgttaattttaattactcatgggtgggtaaacggtatttccataattaataggaaaaattttgagaattcaatatagtttaggtgggaaatagtcatttggccaaatataattttcattttgaattatattaaatataaatatttaattaaaatagtaatttaatgCGATTTTAAtccatttaattataaaataaataaaattagcaatatatataattataatttttaattatttaattaaataataaattaatttgagagattaagattttaaaaattaaaaagtagaaCGGATATTAAATTAGAGTAGttgttattttcatataatttataaaaaatctagttaaaattatttagatatagATAAGTCAAGAGAATCGAGTCGAGCCTGTGGGGTCTAACATGAGCCATAGCAAATCATTCGGTAGGCCAGCCTAGCTTAGTATGACACTGTACAcaattgttttaaaaacttattaattatttttaaaatttatttattatataaaaaatccaAGTAACTTATATGTAAAATCTAAAagtatttattaatgttatgaaaaagtgcaaaaaaataaataaatttattattaattttatgaaaaaaccAAAAGTGAATATAGaggatcaaaatttattaattatttgttatttttcttatgagcaaaactaaaaaattagtatgaaaatttcaaaaggtataacaaaaaataattaaaaaaataaaatatatatacaattaacaATCGGTCCATCAAAAACCTAAAAGTAGGcttgttaaaagtttgatataatacaatatgattTGATGTAATACAAGTCGTGTTGTAAGTCTATATATTTTTACGTGTTAGTCTAATATAGAAGTTTACAACTATGTAAGCATTGTATCCGATATAACTTATAAACACGGTAGGTCATATTGAAACCAGTCTGAAATGATCCACTACTATATctatttaaaaacattaaaaataagatattttaattgatttcctaaaaataaatatattccactctggaaaatgatattttatatacagCATTAAAAGCAGTGAGAAATGGTTGGATTTGGATGAAAGGAGCATCactcaatttttcaaatgatgtgACCAAGAGAAGTTGGTGGCACAAATCAACATctcattattgttttaattattttatgttttcatgaGCAAACttcattaataattattattaatatcatataaataaataatatatataattttatataaaaataataataatattgtattatataattaagtaattttaaattataaatttcttagaaaaaatatatttagatgTAATGATTGATGAGTCGTGTCTAATTTGACATGTTTCATTGTGTCTAATTTGACATGTTTCATTATGTCACGGGATATATTGTGTTAAAATCTGTTGTAAAACTAAAGTTTGAAACACAATTTATAGCCTCTTAGGTTATACCTTTGTGGGTTGTTTTTATGTGTTGTCCCATATGCTTTCTAGATTAGTCtatcaaatgttttttttttttttataattattaatttttaaagataatcaAAGACGATAACTTTTATAttacagtaaaaaaaaatttataataaaaaaacagtgATTATAAAAAAACAGTGGAAACAAACTCAACGTAagtgagtttaagtttgaaagttcaatattttcaaactcgaaTTTTATAGTGCTAAGCTCATTAAGCTCgtgagtttataattttttatacaaaacgatatcattttaatcaatatacatttaaataacatcattttaataacaagttAAGCTAAAAACTTGATTCAAGCTAGAACTCAAACGCCTTTGAAGTGAGCTCGACAAGCCTAGGGTTGGTTTCATGCAAACtaagtcaaactcgagtttggtttaacttaaatttagcCCTACTGAAgctgttttatcaaattttaatccatAAATTATGATTAACAAATAATGGCATCAATCACAACAAACATatgtaaaaattaaagagaaataaaGTAAGAGTGTGCTTAGAATTTATAATGATTCGGAACTTTACATTTCAAACCTTCTATATTTACTTTTGTAAACAACTATTTGAAATTCCATTAAAGAATCACAAATATTtactaaatattcataattacatctaatataaaattatacaataatatattgtttatatatttaattatatatttaaaaatttatatatattatcagaaatttatattatatttataaatataaaaattaaattttattttatataaaattaattaatttatattaaaattttatttatatatttatctattatttattttacttaaatttatgaggtgtgcgtttttttttttttaatttgtgtttccaaatatgtataatattcgGAAAATATCTGCATACTGCACACGTGCAGTGCAAAACTGGCCGTTGATCAGCAGAAGTAAAGGTCAGGTGGAGCCCATACTTGTCACAAAAATAGAGCCGTGCAATAGGGGTGGGGGTATATAAGTAGCTTGAAGTTGAAGTTAGGGAAGGATGTGGGACAGTACGAATAATAAGATCAGAGATGGAACGACAATGTACCCAGGACAGGCAAAGCTGTAAtgtaagatataattataatataaaataaataaaaaataattattattagtataaatcaataattttttaaaataataataagataaatatatataattttaaatttttattaatatttatgacaatttttagaataataatatattaatttaaattttttattattttattttttaaaatgtatatcttaaaatataatatatgatataaaaattaaaattatgatatataatacgatatacgATTTAAGTACTTTATCTCACTCTCACGGGATAGGAGttgaaaatacaataattaattttcagttttta
This sequence is a window from Mangifera indica cultivar Alphonso chromosome 20, CATAS_Mindica_2.1, whole genome shotgun sequence. Protein-coding genes within it:
- the LOC123203910 gene encoding dof zinc finger protein DOF5.4-like; the encoded protein is MQEIHSIGARLYGSGGDRRLRPHNHQNHQALKCPRCDSFNTKFCYYNNYNLSQPRHFCKSCRRYWTKGGVLRNVPVGGGCRKTKRNSKPKTSSDSSAQQTQTQTQIQAPASEQERVKSNSHNSSSESSSLTVTTNNTNVEAVSVHSSSSASNVLSMNNDNNNNNGGGLDGATTTATLLEQGTDCGGIFSEIGSLTSLITSSSETLSFGFSNLMNSQQGLESHHHQWQQQQEHQPKMVSGQDHQTGFLDQTVQVELSALHDKLGNGGFGSLDWQGSGDLSLLDLPNAVDHAPYWTQGTPQWTDYLP